In Acipenser ruthenus chromosome 33, fAciRut3.2 maternal haplotype, whole genome shotgun sequence, the sequence TCACAATTAACCCCTCCCACCATCGTCCCTTACCCCTGGGGCAACTTAAAGAGTTTCCATTTCAATTGCCGCCGCCAATCTCCCAGCAACAGGTGGGTCTATCCACGCCCATCCTCAACGATCCCTTCCAAACTTGGGAGCCTTCAGAAGCTTCATGATTAAagaaagggaggggaggggagtttcTAAATTCTCCTCTTCGATTTCCTGGAGAGGGACCATGGAAAAGGCACCGTTGCTCTGAAATTTATGCACTTTAATTTCATCAGCATGCAAGTCTTGGCAGCTTGATCAAACCCTATGAACTGGCAAAGCATCAGTCGCCAAGGCCGGCTATCGAGAGGCAGCTCATTGAAATGAAAAACTAACATCACTCATTGTTTAGGGGCCCCTTGGCTCCgaggagaaaaagaaaagaaataaaaagttaaaaaaagaggTCAGATAAATATAACTCTTTTTCTATGCGGTAAGCAAGGGTAAACCAGATTAGAGAACCCAATCATCGTTagtgatcttcaatggcaatgcagccAATGACTTGTACAATGGGACAGGCCTGCCATTGGTTGAATGGTATCACAGTGGTAACAGTTTCATATGTGGACAACGCAATCCAATCACAATGGTTGGAACCAATACACACAGATGGAAATCAATTGGAGTACCATCTACTAGATAGTTAATGATGTACCTTTCTATTTAAAACCcccaggcatcatggtattgagtctactttttgttttttacagaaaaaGAAGAATTGTGGAACCTAGACCATCCCAACAACAGCCACATTCCCTGCAGCACACAGGATAAAAAGTGTCTACTGAGACACCAAGCCAAGATCCGAGAGCAAGGGATAAAAAAcgggaaaatgaaaaacaatggaAATCGAGAAGAGAACAAGCCTCTGGTGAGTGTGCGTCAGGCGTTCCAAAACAAATGTGTCATCCATGAATCGATGATGCCCGGGAGAGAGAAATCCGGCCAGTGAATCTGCTTCATCTGCTTAGGCAATGCAGCCCGACCTGTTTTTAAAATTAGAGGCATGGCCTTTTTTGTGTTCGCTGAACAGAACATGCAGGGTTTATTCAATTAATCTCGTTTAAGACGGATCTCAAATCTCAGAGACTGTTGTGAGTATTGTGAATGGAAAGAGATTTGGGTAACATCTTACACGGAATCAAAATGGAaactctctaattactgtgtacttacatgtgattacagtgttattgtgcatagttacaatgtaattaacatgtaaatctttttgcatgaccctaaccccctaaccctaaccctaacccgtttctggtacaattgtgtacttacatatgtcaTGCAGAAAGAtggtacacattaagtacattgtcacaatgcataataacactgggattatgtgtaagtacacacatATTCAGCAACGActgtgtaaatgcacagtaattagagactcttAATGGAAAGCGTTATTGAGATTTGTCATTTTCGAATTGCTGTTTAGGTCCCCCCCCCATGCCAATCAGAGATGCAGAGAGCTCTCGACAGACTGGCAAGCCAAACAAGAAACCACGAGGACTTCTACATCATCCCCCTCCCCAACTGCGACAAGAACGGAAACTTCCACCCCAAACAGGTTTCTGTTAAGAGCTTGTACATTTATCTAATGTAAAAATGAAAGGTCAAAGTCTTGGGGAGAAACACAGAAACAGTGGGCAGTATAAGATGTTTAACAAGTaagcaattaacaaaactaacatcccctttgttttttttagacattTCTGTTAAGTGAATTTTATGGGGACAAGAAGCTGCCCTGCAAggatttagaaaaacaaaaaatgagtAAAAAGCTCTAAAAAGCATGTCATAGATGGGAAACTTAATATGTtacaattatacatgcagtgatTGACAGGTTTAAGATATTAAACAGGTTCTGTGAGAAGgtccaggattttttttaaattaacaaaatctgctaagaaataaataataataacataacacaacagcagtgacatacagagaagccaggggcaagtttatttatttatttatttatttaatctttacCTGTTTTCTCCGACAGTGCCTCCCTGCTCTGGACGGTCAGAGGGGAAAGTGCTGGTGTGTTGACCAAAAGACTGGCATTCGGCTGGTGGGAACTCCGGAGGTCAAAGGGGAGCTGGACTGCCACCAGTTTATAGAATCGATCAGGGAATGAGCGTTGATTGACACAGGGGCTGCTGCTGTGACCCTTGAGGACTCACCCATGCCAAAACCTACTGGTGCTGTTTTGTATGATGACAGAAGGGACAATACCACATAACCTCATGAAACTTGCGGTCAAAGGTACTAGGATGTGCAAAGGAAACAAGTTAAATA encodes:
- the LOC117433249 gene encoding insulin-like growth factor-binding protein 4, which codes for MPSRLGISVAVLLALWGLCLSDEAIRCPPCSEEKLARCKAPVGCEETVREPGCGCCPTCALAKGNYCGVYSPRCGSGMRCFPPPGVEKPLHSLMLGQGICMAESELTQLQAAEKEELWNLDHPNNSHIPCSTQDKKCLLRHQAKIREQGIKNGKMKNNGNREENKPLVPPPCQSEMQRALDRLASQTRNHEDFYIIPLPNCDKNGNFHPKQCLPALDGQRGKCWCVDQKTGIRLVGTPEVKGELDCHQFIESIRE